CAGGTGCAGGCCATCCGCGACGTGCTGGACAATGACAGCATGTGCGTGGTGCTCAAGGAGACCCGCCTGGCCGAGGGGATCGCAAACCTCAAGCGCCGTCCGCGCCTGGTGGTCACCGACAGCCAGGCCTTCGAGCGGGTCAACCGCGACACCCCGCTGGATGTCCCGATGACCTCGTTCTCGATCCTGTTCTCGCGCCTCAAGGGCGACCTGAACGAGATGACCCGCGGCGCGCTGGCCATCGGCTCGCTCAAGCCCGGCGACCCGGTGCTGATCGCCGAGAGCTGCACTCACCACCCGGTGGAGGACGATATCGGCCGGGTGAAGATTCCGCGCCTGCTGGCCCGCAAGGTGGGCGGCCCGCTGGATATCACCTGGGTGCGCGGCCATGATTTCCCGGCCGACCTGGAGCGCTACAAGCTGGCCATCCACTGCGGGGCCTGCATGTTCAACCGCCGCGAGGTGCTCTCGCGCATCCTGCGCTGCAAGATGGCCGGTGTGCCGATCTCCAACTACGGCCTGGTGATCGCCTACACCCTCGACACCCTGGAGCGCGCGGTGGCCATGTTCCCGGAGACCGCGGCCCTGGTGCGCGAACTCAACGAAGAGCGTCAGCGGGCCGAGGCCTGAACCGGCCGCCGGTGGACAGCGATAAAATTTTTACAACGGCGCAAGAAAGCTCTTGAATCCGCCTCTGTTTGGCTGTAAATTGCCCTCGTGCATCGGGAGGCCGGTCTCTGTCAGGCCGGCCTCCCGGTCTCTCCCCCAGCTGGCGCCAGAGCGCATCTTCGATTTCAACCCCGGTTTGCCGGGCCGGACCGGCCCCGTCGAACCGGTTACACTGCGGCCGGTCTTAGCGATACCATTGCCATTTTCCGGCGGCTTGACTTTTTATACCGGCACACGGACCTGCAACGACCCGCCAGGCTTCGTGTCACCGATTGCCAACCCTCCAGCAGGAGTACTGTCCTATGACCAAAGCTGAAATTGTCGAACTGATCGCGGAAAAGACCGGATTCACGATCAAGGAAACCAAGATCGTGGTGGACCAGTTTCTGGAAGAGGTGAAGAAGCTGCTGGCCGAAGACAACCATCTGGAGATCAGGGGTTTCGGCACGTTCCGGGTGAAGAACTACCGCTCGCGCAAGGCGCGTAACCCGAAGACGAACGACGAGGTGGAGGTTCCGGCCCGGCGCAAGGCGCTGTTCAAGGTGTCGAAAGACCTGAACAAGCTGCTCAATTAGTCCTGCCCTGCGCGATCAGGCAACGGGAAAGAAACGGGGTGCCCGGCAAGCAGCCGCCAGGCATCCGTCCTCCGGATGGACGGGCACCCCGCGGTGGGCGAGTTTTAGTACCATTCCATTTCTGATATTCGGGCACGATGCTTTTCTGCAACCACTTTTTCCCCAACCCGGACTTTCAGCCTGTAACCATCCAGTACATCATTAATCCTATCCCGGACACTGCGGCCAGCAGGACAATAACTGATGCGCCGAAAGCCGCAGCCGCCCGCACGGTGTTGCTGTAGCCGAGGCTCTGGCGGACCGCCGTGGAGAACGACAGGAAAATCCAGACTGTAAGCAGCACGGCCAGCACCGGGCTGGAGTCGTAGAAAATTCCCGTAACCGCCAGCAGCCCAGGAGCGTAGGCAAACCCCAGAGGGCGCAACACCTGGCCGTAAGTGACTCCCGAACGGTCGGCTCTGAACAACCGCGGCGCCAGGCGCTGAGCCATCAAGGACCAGAGAAGCCAGCCGGCGAAGCCGCTGACCGGCCCCAGCAATACCCGTCCCGGATGCAGATGGAGCACCAGGATACGGACCGAGACGGAGGTCAGATAAACCACGACGATCGCCTGCCAGATGGCCTTTTTATCGTCCCTGACTTCCTCGTAGAGGCTCGGGTCGAGAATAAGCGCGCGCCACAGGCGCGGGAAAAAGGTCGTGACAAGCCGCAAGCGCCACTCTCCCGTGCAAGCCTTTCCTCAATTCGTGCTCAGTTCTCAGCCGGACAGCCCGGTCAGGATCAGCAGCAGGTTGAGCCCCAGCACCACCACCCAGCCGATCAGGCAGACCAGCACCGCGCGGCCCGTGCTCTCGTAGTCCAGGGCCTGCCGCACGGCGATCACCCAGGCCACGAGCATCCAGACCGCGGTTATCCCGCGCACCGCCCAGCCCAGGACCGGCATCACCCCCAGCACGTTGAGCAGGGCCGGAGCGTAGGCAAACCCGAGCGTTCGCATCAGCTCGGCCGGGCTGGAAACTGTCTGCGCGGTGGGAAGCAGCTTGGTGCCGACCAGGTAGGTGATGAAGGCCCAGACCACCCAGGCGAACAGGCCGCCCAGCGCCCCCAGCAGGAAAGGCGTCTCCTCCTCGCCCGGAATCCCGACCGCGCCGGCCAGACTGGCCAGCACCACCACAGCCATCGCCTGGAGCATGGATTTCGGGTCGGCCTCCACCTCCTCGAAAAGCTGCTTGTCCAGGCGCAGCGCGCGGATGATCCGCGACAGAAACAGGCTCATTCCCTGACACTCCTTTCACAGACTGCAAAGCGTCGATTGAGACCCTCGGCCTCAGCCGAGCATATCCACCAGACCGACCAGTCCGGTGTAAGCCGTAATCATGGCGAAAATGAATGTCGCCCAGAGGCCCAGGTTCATCCAGAACCCGGCCTTGTCCTGCCCCATCAGGTCCCTGCGGTTAAGAAGGTAAATGATGGGCAGGGTTATGACCGGCAGGATCATGGCCTGGAAAGCCTGCGAGGCCACCATTACCCAGACCGGCCGCCCGCCGAACACCGGCACAACCAGCCCCAGCATAAGCCCCAGGCCGCCCAGCACCCGGTACATCGGGCTGCGGATGACCCGCGGCTTGCCGCGATAGTCGTCGATCAGCCAGGGCGCCACGAGCACGATCGGGAACAGGGTGCTGACCGCGGCGCCGATCACGCCCAGGACGAAAATGCTGATCGCAAACCGTCCGGCCAGCGGTTCAAGGGTCTGCACCATGTCGATGGTCTGCTCCACCGGCTTGCCCATCTTGAACAATGTCCCGGCCGCACAGGCCATCACCGAGGCGGACAGCAGCATCATCATGAAACTCGAAAAGAATGCGTCCACCTTCTCTTTTTTGATTTCATCGCGTTTCCAGCCTTTCTCGGACACCACGATGGAGCGCATGATGAACACCATGGCCGAGCAGGTGGTTCCCGCCATGCCGGCCACGATCAGGAAAGCGTTGGGATCGTTCGGAATCTGAGGTTTCAGGCCGGCCAGCAGTTCCGCGGGTTTGGGCACCACCAGAATCATGCTGCCCAGAAAGCCCAGTCCCATCATTATCACCAGGACAGTCAGGAATATCTCGAAATGTGAATACTTGCCATCCCAGAGCAGAAGGAAGCAGCCTATGATGATCACTATTGCGGTCCACAGGGTGCTTACCTGTATCCCGAGGGTGAAGAGACACCATTCACCGATCAGGTCGGTGAGGATACCCATGATCCCGGCCAGAGCGGTCAGCTCACCGATAATCAGGCTGATCATGGTATAGATCGCCAACGTCTTGCCGAAACGGAGGTGTTTCTTGTAAGCGTTCATTGCGGTCTCGCCGGTCACCGCAGTGTAATGGCCGTAGGCGATCATCATTACGTAGGTGAACAGGCAGGACAGCAACAGTGTCCAGAACAGCGACATACCGTAGCGGCTGCCCGCCGAGGCCATGGTGGTGATGCTGCCGGTGCCGATATTGTATCCGATCAGGAACAATCCCGGACCTATCGTACCCATCAAAAGGGCGATTTTTTTACCGAGTCCTTTTTTCTGCGTGTCCATGCCGGGGTGCTCTCCTTTCCTGCGGGGCAGTTGATTGTCCGGGGGAGTTTCGTTTCCGGGCAGGAAGTTACCGCTTTCAACCGCCGCTTGTCAAATAAATCCTTGGAGATACGGCCGTGACATTTTTGATTTGACAGGGCCGGGGGTGGAATTATCTTAAAATTGAACTTATTCCAGGGAAAAGTGCTCTGATGGGGACGGGGTGCTTCCAACTGTCGCCCGATCCCGCGTGACCGGGTTCGACACGATCCGTTCATTCAACACCCTGGCTCCCTGAGGAGGGATCGATGAAACTTCAGAGTCCGATAACTTTCATCCTGGGCCTCGCGCTCACGGCTTTCGGCCTGGTGCTGTTCGTATCGAGCCGGGCCTGGTTCGAGCTCACCCCGTTCTGCATCGGGCTGTCGCTGATGTATCTGGGCTGGCAGGGAGGCCGGGTCGCCACCCTGGTGTTCGGCCATGTGACAGTCGTCATCGGCTTTATCCTGATAACCTGGGGCCTGTACCTCCTGCCCTACTGCAAACCGATACCAGAGCACATTTTCGGCCGCCCGCTGTTCTGGGGCATGTTCGCCACCGGCGGCGGAGTGTGCGCCATCTATCACGGTTTCTGCCGCTGTATCCGCAAGACGCCCGAGGACAGGCGCTCCTGCCCGCAGACGCGGGACTGAAACCTTCTGCCCTGTTGCGCTGTATATTTCACGGCACGCTTTCGAGCTGCAGCCGGGAACAACCGGCCACGATCCACCACTTTCGGAGTATCCACCGGACAGACCATGCTCTATGTCGCCGATCTGCACATACATTCCCATTTCTCAATCGCCACCAGCGGCGAGAGCGACCCCGTGCACCTGTTCGAGGCCGCGGCCCGCAAAGGCATCCAGCTTGTGGGCACGGGCGATTTCACCCACCCCGGCTGGCGCGAGGAACTGGCCCAAAGCCTGGAGCCGGATGACGGCAGCGGGCTGCTGCGGTTGAAACCGGAGCTGGAGCACCAGGTGCGCCGCCGCTTGAGCGGCCCGGCCGCGGGCGCCACGGTGCGCTTCATCCTATCGTCCGAGATCAGCTCGATCTACAAAAAGGGCGGCCGCGCACGCAAGGTGCACAACGTGATCCTGATGCCCTCGCTGGAGGCGGCCACGCGGCTCAGCGACCGCCTGGAGCGGATTGGCAACATCCGCTCGGACGGACGGCCGATCCTGGGCCTCGACTGCCGCGACCTGCTGGAGATGAGCCTTGCCACCGAGCCGGACTGCTGTTTCATCCCGGCCCATATCTGGACCCCGCACTTTTCGGTCTTCGGCTCCAAGAGCGGGTTCGACCGGATGGAGGACTGCTATGGCGACCTGACCGGCGCGATCTACGCCGTGGAGACCGGCCTGTCCTCCGACCCGCCCATGAACTGGAGACTATCGGCCCTGGACCGCTTCGCCCTGGTCTCGAACAGTGATGCCCACTCGCCGGACAAGCTGGCCCGCGAGGCGAACCTGATCGACGGCGAGCTGAGCTGGCAGGGGCTGACCGGCGCTCTGCGCTCGCGCGATCCGCAGCGTTTTGTCGGCACACTGGAGTTCCATCCGGAGGAGGGCAAGTACCACTACGACGGGCACCGCTCCTGCGGGGTGCGCCTGCACCCGGATGAGGTGGCGGCCCTGGGCGGACGCTGCCCGGTCTGCGGCGGCAAGCTGACCGGCGGGGTCTACGGCCGCGTGGTCGAGCTGGCCGACCGCCCGGATGGCGCGCACCCGGCCGCGGCCCGTGAGTTCGAGCACCTGGTGCCGTTGCGTGAGATACTGGCCGAGGTGCTGGACTCCGGCCCGGCCACCAAAAAGACCCAGGCGCTGCTCGAACGGGTCACCTCCAGCCTCGGCACCGAGCTGGAGGTGCTGCGCCACACACCGCTGGAGGACATCGCCCGCCTGGCCGGGCCCCTGGCCGCCGAGGCGGTCCGCCGCACCCGCGCCGGCGAGCTGAGCGTGGATCCGGGCTATGACGGCGAGTTCGGCACGGTGCGCATTTTCGCGCCCGGCG
This DNA window, taken from bacterium, encodes the following:
- a CDS encoding integration host factor subunit beta gives rise to the protein MTKAEIVELIAEKTGFTIKETKIVVDQFLEEVKKLLAEDNHLEIRGFGTFRVKNYRSRKARNPKTNDEVEVPARRKALFKVSKDLNKLLN
- the hydF gene encoding [FeFe] hydrogenase H-cluster maturation GTPase HydF produces the protein MEATPKGFRLHIGIFGRRNVGKSSLLNAITNQDVSLVSEIAGTTTDPVEKPMELLPLGPVLFIDTAGVDDEGALGSLRVKRTRDVLDRTDLALLVAESGAWGAFENAMLSELHQRSTPMIVVFNKADLGHPDEALLETLKKQDVPYVMCVASTRHGVLELREALIFSVPDELIKTPPILSDLVPPGEMAVLVVPIDLEAPKGRIILPQVQAIRDVLDNDSMCVVLKETRLAEGIANLKRRPRLVVTDSQAFERVNRDTPLDVPMTSFSILFSRLKGDLNEMTRGALAIGSLKPGDPVLIAESCTHHPVEDDIGRVKIPRLLARKVGGPLDITWVRGHDFPADLERYKLAIHCGACMFNRREVLSRILRCKMAGVPISNYGLVIAYTLDTLERAVAMFPETAALVRELNEERQRAEA
- a CDS encoding Nramp family divalent metal transporter is translated as MDTQKKGLGKKIALLMGTIGPGLFLIGYNIGTGSITTMASAGSRYGMSLFWTLLLSCLFTYVMMIAYGHYTAVTGETAMNAYKKHLRFGKTLAIYTMISLIIGELTALAGIMGILTDLIGEWCLFTLGIQVSTLWTAIVIIIGCFLLLWDGKYSHFEIFLTVLVIMMGLGFLGSMILVVPKPAELLAGLKPQIPNDPNAFLIVAGMAGTTCSAMVFIMRSIVVSEKGWKRDEIKKEKVDAFFSSFMMMLLSASVMACAAGTLFKMGKPVEQTIDMVQTLEPLAGRFAISIFVLGVIGAAVSTLFPIVLVAPWLIDDYRGKPRVIRSPMYRVLGGLGLMLGLVVPVFGGRPVWVMVASQAFQAMILPVITLPIIYLLNRRDLMGQDKAGFWMNLGLWATFIFAMITAYTGLVGLVDMLG